One part of the Streptomyces lydicus genome encodes these proteins:
- a CDS encoding VOC family protein, whose amino-acid sequence MAVAKASVLVLDAAEPQELAEFYARFLGGEARVGSNPDYIEVVEPSGVRLAIRRDRGAAPPSWPRPDTSQQAHLHFLVPQDDMDEAEREAIDLGARPLETRDNGGRHDIRRYSDPAGHPFVLAAGEGHGLA is encoded by the coding sequence ATGGCCGTCGCCAAGGCGAGTGTGCTGGTGCTGGACGCCGCCGAACCGCAGGAACTGGCCGAGTTCTACGCCCGCTTCCTCGGCGGGGAGGCGCGGGTCGGCAGCAATCCCGACTACATCGAAGTCGTCGAGCCCTCGGGCGTACGCCTCGCCATCCGACGGGACCGCGGCGCCGCGCCGCCGAGCTGGCCGCGCCCGGACACCTCACAACAGGCCCATCTGCACTTCCTCGTCCCGCAGGACGACATGGACGAGGCGGAGCGGGAGGCGATCGACCTCGGCGCCCGTCCCCTGGAGACCCGGGACAACGGCGGGCGCCATGACATCCGGCGCTACTCGGATCCCGCGGGACACCCCTTCGTACTGGCCGCCGGCGAAGGCCACGGCCTCGCCTGA
- a CDS encoding TetR/AcrR family transcriptional regulator: protein MNARDGHAPSAASRPQLIADTALRLLAERGMRGLTHRAVDEAAGLPQGSTSNLARTRAALLEAAVGRLAEREAAVLTPDELPRPPRGRPAEAGAGAGTGAGAAAGATAGSATVPALAEALSLALHRYLTRHRELLLARYELALEATRRPALREIYDRAGRGFREPVVAMLAAAGSAAPERHALSVVAWCDGVLFSCTAGQFHAAVPTRAALRTSCAELLAGMLPGAGASRDGSGVAGG from the coding sequence ATGAACGCCCGCGACGGCCACGCCCCGTCTGCCGCCTCCCGCCCGCAGTTGATCGCCGACACCGCGCTGCGCCTGCTCGCCGAGCGCGGCATGCGCGGACTGACCCACCGGGCCGTCGACGAGGCGGCCGGACTGCCGCAGGGCTCCACCTCGAACCTGGCGCGCACCCGCGCCGCCCTGCTGGAGGCGGCGGTGGGGCGGCTGGCCGAGCGGGAGGCGGCGGTGCTGACACCGGACGAGCTCCCGCGGCCGCCGCGCGGCCGGCCGGCGGAGGCGGGAGCCGGGGCAGGAACCGGGGCGGGAGCCGCCGCCGGGGCCACGGCCGGCAGCGCGACGGTGCCGGCCCTCGCCGAGGCGCTCTCGCTCGCCCTGCACCGCTACCTCACCCGTCACCGCGAGCTGCTCCTCGCCCGCTACGAGCTGGCCCTGGAGGCCACCCGCAGGCCCGCGTTGCGGGAGATCTACGACCGGGCGGGCCGGGGCTTCCGGGAGCCGGTGGTGGCGATGCTGGCGGCGGCCGGCTCCGCGGCGCCGGAGCGGCACGCGCTCTCCGTGGTCGCCTGGTGCGACGGGGTGCTCTTCTCCTGCACGGCGGGCCAGTTCCACGCGGCCGTCCCCACCCGCGCGGCGCTGCGTACCTCCTGCGCCGAGCTGCTGGCCGGGATGCTCCCGGGCGCCGGGGCGTCGCGGGACGGTTCCGGGGTAGCCGGGGGGTAA